Proteins from a single region of Larus michahellis chromosome 13, bLarMic1.1, whole genome shotgun sequence:
- the CHEK2 gene encoding serine/threonine-protein kinase Chk2 isoform X4 codes for MSRETGGEAQQSQGAQQSQGGTGSSSSGSQSTSQSSSSSGTLSSLDTVPTQELPSIPEDQESEELVPQPWGRLFALGKGFSNCDCVNDEYWFGRDKSCDYSFSKLGLSETGFYQNYSKKHFRIFREMGPKNSYVAYIEDHSANGTFVNRELVGKGKRLPLTHNSEIALSVQSNKVFVFSDLMVDDQLVFPRELREKYIMSKTLGSGACGEVKLAFEKSTCNKVAVKIINKRKFGASGIRETNPAFNINTEIEILKKIDHPCLIKIKNFFEAEDYYIVLELMEGGELYDRVSRPIKMKEATCKLYFYQMLLAVKYLHDNGIIHRDLKPENVLLSSSEETCLIKITDFGQSKILGETSLMKTLCGTPTYLAPEVLNSLGTAGYSRAVDCWSLGVILFVCLCGYPPFNEQNTRLSLKDQITRGEYTFIPKEWKHVSDMALDLVKKLLVVDPSKRLTTEEALEHPWLQGMGVLAGGSLPPVYNRFAFGGGGNENYPSLR; via the exons ATGTCTCGAGAGACTGGAGGTGAAGCGCAGCAGTCTCAAGGTGCCCAACAGTCACAGGGTGGTACCGGTTCCTCTTCCAGTGGGTCACAGAGTACTAGTCAGTCTTCCTCAAGTTCTGGCACCCTCAGTTCTTTGGACACTGTTCCCACTCAGGAGCTTCCATCGATCCCTGAAGACCAGGAATCTGAAGAGCTTGTTCCTCAGCCTTGGGGTCGACTCTTTGCACTTGGAAAAGGTTTCAGCAATTGTG aCTGTGTGAATGATGAATACTGGTTTGGAAGAGACAAAAGCTGTGATTATAGTTTTTCAAAGCTAGGATTGTCTGAGACTGGCTTCTACCAAAACTATAGCAAGAAGCATTTCCGAATTTTCAGG gaaATGGGTCCAAAAAATTCCTACGTTGCCTACATTGAAGACCACAGTGCAAACGGAACTTTTGTTAATAGAGAGCTCGTTGGAAAAGGGAAGAGGCTTCCACTGACTCACAACTCTGAAATTGCACTGTCTGTACAGAGTAATAAGG TGTTTGTATTTTCTGATCTTATGGTGGACGATCAGTTGGTGTTTCCTAGAGAACTCAGAGAGAAATATATCATGTCAAAGACTTTGGGAAG TGGTGCCTGTGGAGAAGTCAAACTGGCATTTGAGAAGAGCACTTGTAACAAAGTTGCAGTAAAGATAATCAATAAACGGAAGTTCGGGgcaagtggtattagagagaca AATCCAGCTTTTAATATCAATACAGAAAttgaaattttgaagaaaatagaTCAT cCTTGCTTAATCAAGATCAAAAACTTCTTTGAAGCAGAGGATTACTACATTGTTTTGGAACT GATGGAAGGAGGAGAATTGTATGACAGAGTGTCAAGGCCAATCAAGATGAAAGAAGCTACCTGCAAGTTGTATTTTTATCAGATGCTGCTGGCTGTAAAG TATCTTCATGACAATGGAATTATACACCGAGATCTAAAGCCAGAGAATGTGCTACTTTCATCTTCTGAAGAGACATGTCTTATAAAG attACAGATTTTGGACAATCCAAGATTCTTGGAGAAACTTCTCTTATGAAAACATTATGTGGTACTCCCACGTATCTTGCTCCTGAGGTTCTAAATTCACTTGGGACTGCTGGATACAGCCGAGCTGTGGACTGCTGGAGTTTAGGAGTTATTCTTTTTGTATG CTTGTGTGGATATCCACCATTTAATGAGCAAAATACTCGACTATCTCTGAAAGATCAGATCACTCGTGGAGAATATACATTCATTCCAAAAGAATGGAAGCATGTATCAGACATGG CTCTGGATCTTGTGAAGAAACTGTTAGTAGTGGATCCAAGCAAACGTCTTACAACAGAGGAAGCTTTAGAGCATCCTTGGCTTCAG
- the CHEK2 gene encoding serine/threonine-protein kinase Chk2 isoform X5, whose protein sequence is MSRETGGEAQQSQGAQQSQGGTGSSSSGSQSTSQSSSSSGTLSSLDTVPTQELPSIPEDQESEELVPQPWGRLFALGKGFSNCDCVNDEYWFGRDKSCDYSFSKLGLSETGFYQNYSKKHFRIFREMGPKNSYVAYIEDHSANGTFVNRELVGKGKRLPLTHNSEIALSVQSNKVFVFSDLMVDDQLVFPRELREKYIMSKTLGSGACGEVKLAFEKSTCNKVAVKIINKRKFGASGIRETNPAFNINTEIEILKKIDHPCLIKIKNFFEAEDYYIVLELMEGGELYDRVSRPIKMKEATCKLYFYQMLLAVKYLHDNGIIHRDLKPENVLLSSSEETCLIKITDFGQSKILGETSLMKTLCGTPTYLAPEVLNSLGTAGYSRAVDCWSLGVILFVCLCGYPPFNEQNTRLSLKDQITRGEYTFIPKEWKHVSDMALDLVKKLLVVDPSKRLTTEEALEHPWLQVSGSVGAHTVTVQSSAKGDDPY, encoded by the exons ATGTCTCGAGAGACTGGAGGTGAAGCGCAGCAGTCTCAAGGTGCCCAACAGTCACAGGGTGGTACCGGTTCCTCTTCCAGTGGGTCACAGAGTACTAGTCAGTCTTCCTCAAGTTCTGGCACCCTCAGTTCTTTGGACACTGTTCCCACTCAGGAGCTTCCATCGATCCCTGAAGACCAGGAATCTGAAGAGCTTGTTCCTCAGCCTTGGGGTCGACTCTTTGCACTTGGAAAAGGTTTCAGCAATTGTG aCTGTGTGAATGATGAATACTGGTTTGGAAGAGACAAAAGCTGTGATTATAGTTTTTCAAAGCTAGGATTGTCTGAGACTGGCTTCTACCAAAACTATAGCAAGAAGCATTTCCGAATTTTCAGG gaaATGGGTCCAAAAAATTCCTACGTTGCCTACATTGAAGACCACAGTGCAAACGGAACTTTTGTTAATAGAGAGCTCGTTGGAAAAGGGAAGAGGCTTCCACTGACTCACAACTCTGAAATTGCACTGTCTGTACAGAGTAATAAGG TGTTTGTATTTTCTGATCTTATGGTGGACGATCAGTTGGTGTTTCCTAGAGAACTCAGAGAGAAATATATCATGTCAAAGACTTTGGGAAG TGGTGCCTGTGGAGAAGTCAAACTGGCATTTGAGAAGAGCACTTGTAACAAAGTTGCAGTAAAGATAATCAATAAACGGAAGTTCGGGgcaagtggtattagagagaca AATCCAGCTTTTAATATCAATACAGAAAttgaaattttgaagaaaatagaTCAT cCTTGCTTAATCAAGATCAAAAACTTCTTTGAAGCAGAGGATTACTACATTGTTTTGGAACT GATGGAAGGAGGAGAATTGTATGACAGAGTGTCAAGGCCAATCAAGATGAAAGAAGCTACCTGCAAGTTGTATTTTTATCAGATGCTGCTGGCTGTAAAG TATCTTCATGACAATGGAATTATACACCGAGATCTAAAGCCAGAGAATGTGCTACTTTCATCTTCTGAAGAGACATGTCTTATAAAG attACAGATTTTGGACAATCCAAGATTCTTGGAGAAACTTCTCTTATGAAAACATTATGTGGTACTCCCACGTATCTTGCTCCTGAGGTTCTAAATTCACTTGGGACTGCTGGATACAGCCGAGCTGTGGACTGCTGGAGTTTAGGAGTTATTCTTTTTGTATG CTTGTGTGGATATCCACCATTTAATGAGCAAAATACTCGACTATCTCTGAAAGATCAGATCACTCGTGGAGAATATACATTCATTCCAAAAGAATGGAAGCATGTATCAGACATGG CTCTGGATCTTGTGAAGAAACTGTTAGTAGTGGATCCAAGCAAACGTCTTACAACAGAGGAAGCTTTAGAGCATCCTTGGCTTCAG
- the CHEK2 gene encoding serine/threonine-protein kinase Chk2 isoform X6: protein MSRETGGEAQQSQGAQQSQGGTGSSSSGSQSTSQSSSSSGTLSSLDTVPTQELPSIPEDQESEELVPQPWGRLFALGKGFSNCDCVNDEYWFGRDKSCDYSFSKLGLSETGFYQNYSKKHFRIFREMGPKNSYVAYIEDHSANGTFVNRELVGKGKRLPLTHNSEIALSVQSNKVFVFSDLMVDDQLVFPRELREKYIMSKTLGSGACGEVKLAFEKSTCNKVAVKIINKRKFGASGIRETNPAFNINTEIEILKKIDHPCLIKIKNFFEAEDYYIVLELMEGGELYDRVSRPIKMKEATCKLYFYQMLLAVKYLHDNGIIHRDLKPENVLLSSSEETCLIKITDFGQSKILGETSLMKTLCGTPTYLAPEVLNSLGTAGYSRAVDCWSLGVILFVCLCGYPPFNEQNTRLSLKDQITRGEYTFIPKEWKHVSDMALDLVKKLLVVDPSKRLTTEEALEHPWLQDTDIKLLLSILWSCFNALCMPP from the exons ATGTCTCGAGAGACTGGAGGTGAAGCGCAGCAGTCTCAAGGTGCCCAACAGTCACAGGGTGGTACCGGTTCCTCTTCCAGTGGGTCACAGAGTACTAGTCAGTCTTCCTCAAGTTCTGGCACCCTCAGTTCTTTGGACACTGTTCCCACTCAGGAGCTTCCATCGATCCCTGAAGACCAGGAATCTGAAGAGCTTGTTCCTCAGCCTTGGGGTCGACTCTTTGCACTTGGAAAAGGTTTCAGCAATTGTG aCTGTGTGAATGATGAATACTGGTTTGGAAGAGACAAAAGCTGTGATTATAGTTTTTCAAAGCTAGGATTGTCTGAGACTGGCTTCTACCAAAACTATAGCAAGAAGCATTTCCGAATTTTCAGG gaaATGGGTCCAAAAAATTCCTACGTTGCCTACATTGAAGACCACAGTGCAAACGGAACTTTTGTTAATAGAGAGCTCGTTGGAAAAGGGAAGAGGCTTCCACTGACTCACAACTCTGAAATTGCACTGTCTGTACAGAGTAATAAGG TGTTTGTATTTTCTGATCTTATGGTGGACGATCAGTTGGTGTTTCCTAGAGAACTCAGAGAGAAATATATCATGTCAAAGACTTTGGGAAG TGGTGCCTGTGGAGAAGTCAAACTGGCATTTGAGAAGAGCACTTGTAACAAAGTTGCAGTAAAGATAATCAATAAACGGAAGTTCGGGgcaagtggtattagagagaca AATCCAGCTTTTAATATCAATACAGAAAttgaaattttgaagaaaatagaTCAT cCTTGCTTAATCAAGATCAAAAACTTCTTTGAAGCAGAGGATTACTACATTGTTTTGGAACT GATGGAAGGAGGAGAATTGTATGACAGAGTGTCAAGGCCAATCAAGATGAAAGAAGCTACCTGCAAGTTGTATTTTTATCAGATGCTGCTGGCTGTAAAG TATCTTCATGACAATGGAATTATACACCGAGATCTAAAGCCAGAGAATGTGCTACTTTCATCTTCTGAAGAGACATGTCTTATAAAG attACAGATTTTGGACAATCCAAGATTCTTGGAGAAACTTCTCTTATGAAAACATTATGTGGTACTCCCACGTATCTTGCTCCTGAGGTTCTAAATTCACTTGGGACTGCTGGATACAGCCGAGCTGTGGACTGCTGGAGTTTAGGAGTTATTCTTTTTGTATG CTTGTGTGGATATCCACCATTTAATGAGCAAAATACTCGACTATCTCTGAAAGATCAGATCACTCGTGGAGAATATACATTCATTCCAAAAGAATGGAAGCATGTATCAGACATGG CTCTGGATCTTGTGAAGAAACTGTTAGTAGTGGATCCAAGCAAACGTCTTACAACAGAGGAAGCTTTAGAGCATCCTTGGCTTCAG
- the HSCB gene encoding iron-sulfur cluster co-chaperone protein HscB isoform X1 — MQAALGRARWALRVCRAAPRPRRLGPGSPPAPRCWSCGSPLPGAEGPPRFCPGCQALQPPAPRPDLFRLMDCDRSFRIDAQRLQRRFRSLQRAVHPDRFGQRPLKEQYYSEQHSSLINKAYQTLLNPLSRGLYLLELNGVEPAQETDSDADSAFLMEIMEINEKLAEPKNEDSLEEIETLIKVKQEELTKEVTAAFERDDLQEAKKLLAKMKYFANLEDKLKKKKIPS, encoded by the exons ATGCAGGCGGCGCTGGGCCGGGCGCGATGGGCGCTCCGCGTCTGCCgagcggccccgcggccccgccgcctcggGCCGGGCTCTCCGCCGGCCCCGCGGTGCTGGAGCTGCGGCAGCCCCCTACCCGGCGCGGAGGGGCCGCCTCGCTTCTGCCCCGgctgccaggctctgcagcccccgGCGCCGCGGCCTGATCTCTTCCGCCTGATGGACTG TGACCGCTCCTTCCGCATCGACGCGCAGCGGCTGCAGCGGCGGTTCCGGAGCCTGCAGCGCGCCGTCCACCCCGACCGCTTCGGGCAGAGGCCGCTG AAAGAACAGTACTACTCTGAGCAACACTCCTCCCTGATTAACAAGGCCTACCAAACCCTCCTGAACCCGCTGAGCCGTGGCCTCTATCTA CTGGAGCTGAATGGAGTAGAGCCGGCACAAGAGACAGACTCTGATGCAGACTCAGCATTTCTCATGGAAATCATGGAAATTAATGAGAAATTAGCAGAGCCTAAAAATGAAGATAGCCTTGAAGAAATTGAAACTTTAATTAAAG TTAAACAAGAAGAACTGACCAAAGAGGTGACTGCAGCTTTTGAAAGAG atgatCTTCAAGAAGCTAAGAAGCTTCTagccaaaatgaaatattttgcaaacttAGAagataaactaaagaaaaagaagatcCCTTCCTGA
- the HSCB gene encoding iron-sulfur cluster co-chaperone protein HscB isoform X2: MQAALGRARWALRVCRAAPRPRRLGPGSPPAPRCWSCGSPLPGAEGPPRFCPGCQALQPPAPRPDLFRLMDCDRSFRIDAQRLQRRFRSLQRAVHPDRFGQRPLKEQYYSEQHSSLINKAYQTLLNPLSRGLYLLELNGVEPAQETDSDADSAFLMEIMEINEKLAEPKNEDSLEEIETLIKDDLQEAKKLLAKMKYFANLEDKLKKKKIPS, translated from the exons ATGCAGGCGGCGCTGGGCCGGGCGCGATGGGCGCTCCGCGTCTGCCgagcggccccgcggccccgccgcctcggGCCGGGCTCTCCGCCGGCCCCGCGGTGCTGGAGCTGCGGCAGCCCCCTACCCGGCGCGGAGGGGCCGCCTCGCTTCTGCCCCGgctgccaggctctgcagcccccgGCGCCGCGGCCTGATCTCTTCCGCCTGATGGACTG TGACCGCTCCTTCCGCATCGACGCGCAGCGGCTGCAGCGGCGGTTCCGGAGCCTGCAGCGCGCCGTCCACCCCGACCGCTTCGGGCAGAGGCCGCTG AAAGAACAGTACTACTCTGAGCAACACTCCTCCCTGATTAACAAGGCCTACCAAACCCTCCTGAACCCGCTGAGCCGTGGCCTCTATCTA CTGGAGCTGAATGGAGTAGAGCCGGCACAAGAGACAGACTCTGATGCAGACTCAGCATTTCTCATGGAAATCATGGAAATTAATGAGAAATTAGCAGAGCCTAAAAATGAAGATAGCCTTGAAGAAATTGAAACTTTAATTAAAG atgatCTTCAAGAAGCTAAGAAGCTTCTagccaaaatgaaatattttgcaaacttAGAagataaactaaagaaaaagaagatcCCTTCCTGA
- the CHEK2 gene encoding serine/threonine-protein kinase Chk2 isoform X7 has product MSRETGGEAQQSQGAQQSQGGTGSSSSGSQSTSQSSSSSGTLSSLDTVPTQELPSIPEDQESEELVPQPWGRLFALGKGFSNCDCVNDEYWFGRDKSCDYSFSKLGLSETGFYQNYSKKHFRIFREMGPKNSYVAYIEDHSANGTFVNRELVGKGKRLPLTHNSEIALSVQSNKVFVFSDLMVDDQLVFPRELREKYIMSKTLGSGACGEVKLAFEKSTCNKVAVKIINKRKFGASGIRETNPAFNINTEIEILKKIDHPCLIKIKNFFEAEDYYIVLELMEGGELYDRVSRPIKMKEATCKLYFYQMLLAVKYLHDNGIIHRDLKPENVLLSSSEETCLIKITDFGQSKILGETSLMKTLCGTPTYLAPEVLNSLGTAGYSRAVDCWSLGVILFVCLCGYPPFNEQNTRLSLKDQITRGEYTFIPKEWKHVSDMALDLVKKLLVVDPSKRLTTEEALEHPWLQF; this is encoded by the exons ATGTCTCGAGAGACTGGAGGTGAAGCGCAGCAGTCTCAAGGTGCCCAACAGTCACAGGGTGGTACCGGTTCCTCTTCCAGTGGGTCACAGAGTACTAGTCAGTCTTCCTCAAGTTCTGGCACCCTCAGTTCTTTGGACACTGTTCCCACTCAGGAGCTTCCATCGATCCCTGAAGACCAGGAATCTGAAGAGCTTGTTCCTCAGCCTTGGGGTCGACTCTTTGCACTTGGAAAAGGTTTCAGCAATTGTG aCTGTGTGAATGATGAATACTGGTTTGGAAGAGACAAAAGCTGTGATTATAGTTTTTCAAAGCTAGGATTGTCTGAGACTGGCTTCTACCAAAACTATAGCAAGAAGCATTTCCGAATTTTCAGG gaaATGGGTCCAAAAAATTCCTACGTTGCCTACATTGAAGACCACAGTGCAAACGGAACTTTTGTTAATAGAGAGCTCGTTGGAAAAGGGAAGAGGCTTCCACTGACTCACAACTCTGAAATTGCACTGTCTGTACAGAGTAATAAGG TGTTTGTATTTTCTGATCTTATGGTGGACGATCAGTTGGTGTTTCCTAGAGAACTCAGAGAGAAATATATCATGTCAAAGACTTTGGGAAG TGGTGCCTGTGGAGAAGTCAAACTGGCATTTGAGAAGAGCACTTGTAACAAAGTTGCAGTAAAGATAATCAATAAACGGAAGTTCGGGgcaagtggtattagagagaca AATCCAGCTTTTAATATCAATACAGAAAttgaaattttgaagaaaatagaTCAT cCTTGCTTAATCAAGATCAAAAACTTCTTTGAAGCAGAGGATTACTACATTGTTTTGGAACT GATGGAAGGAGGAGAATTGTATGACAGAGTGTCAAGGCCAATCAAGATGAAAGAAGCTACCTGCAAGTTGTATTTTTATCAGATGCTGCTGGCTGTAAAG TATCTTCATGACAATGGAATTATACACCGAGATCTAAAGCCAGAGAATGTGCTACTTTCATCTTCTGAAGAGACATGTCTTATAAAG attACAGATTTTGGACAATCCAAGATTCTTGGAGAAACTTCTCTTATGAAAACATTATGTGGTACTCCCACGTATCTTGCTCCTGAGGTTCTAAATTCACTTGGGACTGCTGGATACAGCCGAGCTGTGGACTGCTGGAGTTTAGGAGTTATTCTTTTTGTATG CTTGTGTGGATATCCACCATTTAATGAGCAAAATACTCGACTATCTCTGAAAGATCAGATCACTCGTGGAGAATATACATTCATTCCAAAAGAATGGAAGCATGTATCAGACATGG CTCTGGATCTTGTGAAGAAACTGTTAGTAGTGGATCCAAGCAAACGTCTTACAACAGAGGAAGCTTTAGAGCATCCTTGGCTTCAG